A single Brienomyrus brachyistius isolate T26 chromosome 11, BBRACH_0.4, whole genome shotgun sequence DNA region contains:
- the LOC125751894 gene encoding DENN domain-containing protein 5A-like isoform X2 yields MTTGFSSSSCRFADYFVICGLDTETGLEPDELSALCQYIQATSFRDGARRMSASANEGENFEQSPLRRTFKSKVLAHYPENVEWSPFDQDAVGMLCMPKGLSFRTQADAREPRFHSFIITREDGSRTYGFALTFYEEVTSKQICSAMQTLYHMHNAEQYEVLHSAAAALPEEALHAASPFSRLQRFNSYDISRDTLYVSKCICLVAPLAFPQASRKVLQQLHQAVSAAQPPPLPLESYIYNVLYEVPLPPAGRSLKFSGVYGPVVCQRPSTSELPLFDFPVCEVFELLGVENVLQLFTCALLELQILLYSQHYQRLMTVAESITALMFPFQWQHVYVPILPASLQHFLDAPVPYLMGLHSNGHDDRSKLELPQEANLCFVDIDNHFIELPEDLPQFPNKLEFIQEISEALLAFGVPPEGRLRCSDSMIKLKVFRASDRRNGNLSGSPLSSYLLKENETIARLQALVKRTGLSLEKLDARENQGSNKEVKVQCDEEELKMHKLNIHVREIFANRFTQMFADYEVFVIQPSQDKDSWFSNREQMQNFDKASFLSDQPEPYLPFLSRFLETQMFASFIDSKILCHDDEDKEHALRVFDARVDKIRMLNVRTPTLRTSMYQKCTTIEESEKAIEMRLSKMDHTALHPHLLDMKIGQGRYEAGFFPRLQSDVLSTGPTGNKWTKRSAPAQWRRKDRQKQHAEHLYLDNDQREKYIQEARSLGTTIRQPKLSNLSPSVIAQTNSKFVEGLLKECRNKTKRMLVEKMGREAVELGHGEVSITGVEENTLIASLCDLLERIWSHGLQVKQGKSALWSHLLHYQESEEKRDAPPGGLAPPGFNPERRKSDAGSALPPLKISLIQDMRHIQNIGEIKTDVGKARAWMRLSMEKKLLSRHLKKLLLDHELTNKLYKHYAFLRCDDEKEQFLYHLLSFNAVDYFCFTNVFTTIMIPYHVVVIPSKKLGGSMFTANPWVCVSGELSETGVLQVPKNTLEITFECQNLGKLTTVQMGHDNSGLYAKWLVECVVVRNEITSHTYRFPCGRWLGKGVDDGSLERILVGELITPSTESEDRLCRTPPLQHSPGMIRRLVTISPSSKPKLNTGQIQEGVGEAINGIVKHFHKPEKERGSLTLLLCGEGGLVWALEQVFQHGFKSPRLFKSVFIWDYLEKAQGHFESLEQQEMADENWRMRARNFCRFMRAINGTPRNIGKDGKFQLLVCLGAREHLLHHWIALLADCPITAQMYEDMALIKDHTLVNSLIRVLQTLQEFNITLEASLVKGIGI; encoded by the exons CTTTATGCCAGTATATTCAGGCCACTAGTTTCAGAGATGGGGCCAGACGAATGTCAGCGAGTGCAAATGAAG GTGAGAATTTTGAGCAGAGTCCCCTGCGGAGAACGTTCAAATCGAAGGTGCTAGCGCACTACCCTGAGAATGTGGAGTGGAGCCCTTTTGACCAGGACGCCGTGGGCATG CTCTGCATGCCGAAGGGGCTGTCATTCCGCACGCAGGCCGACGCCCGCGAGCCGCGCTTCCACTCCTTCATCATCACCCGCGAGGACGGCTCCCGTACCTACGGTTTCGCGCTCACCTTCTACGAGGAGGTGACCAGCAAGCAGATATGCAGCGCTATGCAGACGCTCTACCACATGCACAACGCCGAGCAGTACGAGGTCCTGCACAGCGccgccgccgccctgcctgagGAGGCCCTCCACGCCGCCAGCCCATTCTCACGCCTGCAGCGCTTCAACTCCTACGACATCAGCCGCGACACGCTCTACGTGTCCAAGTGCATCTGCCTGGTGGCGCCGCTGGCCTTCCCGCAGGCGAGCCGCAAGgtgctgcagcagctgcaccagGCCGTCAGCGCCGCCCAACCTCCGCCGCTGCCGCTGGAGAGCTACATCTACAACGTGCTGTACGAGGTGCCGCTGCCGCCCGCCGGCCGCTCCCTCAAGTTCTCCGGCGTCTACGGGCCCGTGGTGTGCCAGCGGCCCAGCACCAGCGAGCTGCCGCTCTTCGACTTCCCCGTCTGTGAGGTCTTCGAGCTGCTGGGCGTGGAGAACGTGCTCCAGCTGTTCACCTGCGCCCTGTTGGAGCTTCAGATCCTGCTTTACTCTCAGC ACTACCAGAGGCTGATGACAGTGGCTGAGAGCATCACCGCCCTGATGTTCCCCTTCCAGTGGCAGCACGTCTATGTGCCCATCCTGCCCGCCTCGCTGCAACACTTCCTGGACGCGCCCGTGCCCTATCTGATGGGCCTGCACTCCAACGGCCATGATGACCGGTCTAAGCTGGAGTTGCCCCAGGAG GCGAACCTCTGCTTTGTGGACATCGACAACCACTTCATTGAGCTGCCCGAGGACCTGCCGCAGTTCCCCAACAAGCTTGAGTTTATCCAGGAGATCTCGGAGGCCCTCCTGGCGTTTGGCGTGCCACCGGAGGGCAGACTCCGCTGCAGCGACAGCATGATCAAGCTCAAGGTCTTCCGCGCCTCCGACCGGCGTAATGGCAACCTGTCCGGCTCTCCACTCAGCTCCTATCTGCTCAAGGAGAACGAGACCATCGCCCGACTGCAGGCCCTGGTCAAGAGAACTGGGCTCAGCTTAGAGAAG CTGGATGCCAGGGAGAACCAGGGGAGTAACAAGGAGGTGAAGGTGCAGTGCGACGAGGAGGAGCTCAAGATGCACAAGCTCAACATCCACGTGCGTGAAATCTTCGCCAACCGCTTCACTCAGATGTTCGCGGACTACGAGGTGTTTGTCATCCAGCCGAGCCAGGACAAGGACTCTTGGTTCAGCAACCGGGAACAGATGCAGAACTTTGATAAG GCCTCCTTTCTCTCCGACCAGCCGGAGCCCTACCTGCCCTTCCTCTCTCGCTTCCTGGAAACCCAAATGTTCGCCTCCTTCATCGACAGCAAGATCCTGTGCCACGACGATGAGGACAAAGAGCACGCGTTGCGGGTGTTCGACGCCCGGGTGGACAAGATCCGCATGCTGAATGTGCGGACCCCCACTCTGCGCACCTCCATGTACCAGAAGTGCACCACCATTGAGGAATCAG AAAAGGCCATCGAGATGCGGCTGAGCAAGATGGACCACACGGCATTGCATCCCCACCTGCTGGACATGAAGATTGGACAGGGCCGCTACGAGGCCGGCTTCTTCCCCCGCCTACAGTCTGATGTGCTGTCAACAGGACCCACCGGCAACAA GTGGACGAAGCGAAGCGCTCCAGCTCAGTGGAGGAGGAAGGACAGGCAGAAGCAGCATGCTGAACACCTGTACCTCGATAACGACCAGAGAGAG AAGTACATCCAGGAAGCCCGGAGCCTCGGCACCACCATCCGGCAGCCCAAGCTGTCCAATCTCTCCCCGTCTGTCATTGCGCAGACCAACTCTAAGTTTGTTGAGGGACTGCTGAAAGAATGCAGAAACAAG ACTAAGCGCATGCTGGTGGAGAAGATGGGCAGAGAGGCGGTGGAGCTGGGTCACGGCGAGGTCAGCATCACGGGCGTGGAGGAGAACACGCTCATCGCCAGCCTCTGCGACCTGCTGGAGCGCATCTGGAGCCACGGGCTGCAGGTCAAGCAG GGTAAATCGGCCTTATGGTCACACCTGTTGCACTACCAGGAGAGCGAAGAGAAGAGGGATGCCCCCCCAGGCGGTTTGGCCCCCCCAG GCTTCAACCCCGAGAGACGCAAGTCTGATGCCGGCTCCGCTCTGCCCCCCCTCAAAATCTCCCTCATCCAGGATATGCG GCACATCCAGAACATTGGTGAGATCAAGACCGACGTAGGCAAGGCAAGAGCTTGGATGCGCCTCTCGATGGAGAAGAAACTTCTGTCCAGACACCTCAAAAAGCTGCTGTTGGACCACGAGTTGACCAA CAAGCTGTACAAGCACTATGCCTTTCTGCGCTGTGATGATGAGAAGGAGCAGTTCCTCTACCATCTCCTCTCCTTCAATGCCGTGGATTACTTCTGTTTCACCAACGTCTTCACCACCATCA TGATCCCATACCACGTGGTGGTCATCCCTAGCAAGAAGCTGGGGGGGTCCATGTTCACGGCCAACCCCTGGGTCTGTGTCTCGGGGGAGCTGTCGGAGACGGGTGTGCTCCAGGTCCCCAAGAACACGCTGGAGATCACCTTTGAG TGCCAGAACCTGGGCAAGCTGACCACAGTGCAGATGGGACATGACAACTCAGGGCTTTATGCTAAGTGGCTGGTGGAGTGCGTCGTCGTCCGAAATGAGATCACCAGCCACACCTATAG GTTTCCATGTGGCCGTTGGCTCGGGAAAGGTGTGGATGATGGAAGCTTAGAGAGGATCCTAGTTGGGGAACTGATTACGCCTAGTACAGAGAGTGAAGACCGGCTTTGCAGGACACCTCCGCTACAGCATTCCCCTGGGATGATACGGAGGCTGGTCACCATCTCGCCAAGCAGCAAACCAA AGTTAAATACAGGTCAGATTCAAGAAGGAGTGGGAGAGGCCATCAACGGAATAGTGAAGCATTTCCATAAGCCAGAGAAGGAG AGGGGTAGTCTGACTTTGCTTCTGTGTGGAGAGGGTGGTTTAGTCTGGGCTCTGGAGCAGGTCTTCCAGCACGGCTTTAAGTCCCCACGTCTTTTCAAAAGCGTCTTTATCTGGGACTACCTTG aGAAGGCCCAGGGTCACTTTGAGAGCTTGGAGCAGCAGGAGATGGCGGATGAGAACTGGCGGATGAGGGCGCGAAATTTCTGCCGCTTCATGAGAGCCATCAATGGCACGCCCAGGAACATCGGAAAGGACGGAAAGTTCCAGCTGCTTGTGTGTCTGGGGGCCAG AGAGCACCTGCTGCACCATTGGATTGCTCTTCTGGCAGACTGTCCAATCACAGCACAGATGTATGAGGACATGGCACTGATAAAAGACCACACACTGGTGAACTCCCTGATTAGAGTGCTTCAGACATTACAGGAGTTCAACATCACTCTGGAGGCCTCGCTTGTTAAAGGCATCGGCATTTAG
- the LOC125751894 gene encoding DENN domain-containing protein 5A-like isoform X1: protein MTTGFSSSSCRFADYFVICGLDTETGLEPDELSALCQYIQATSFRDGARRMSASANEGENFEQSPLRRTFKSKVLAHYPENVEWSPFDQDAVGMLCMPKGLSFRTQADAREPRFHSFIITREDGSRTYGFALTFYEEVTSKQICSAMQTLYHMHNAEQYEVLHSAAAALPEEALHAASPFSRLQRFNSYDISRDTLYVSKCICLVAPLAFPQASRKVLQQLHQAVSAAQPPPLPLESYIYNVLYEVPLPPAGRSLKFSGVYGPVVCQRPSTSELPLFDFPVCEVFELLGVENVLQLFTCALLELQILLYSQHYQRLMTVAESITALMFPFQWQHVYVPILPASLQHFLDAPVPYLMGLHSNGHDDRSKLELPQEANLCFVDIDNHFIELPEDLPQFPNKLEFIQEISEALLAFGVPPEGRLRCSDSMIKLKVFRASDRRNGNLSGSPLSSYLLKENETIARLQALVKRTGLSLEKLDARENQGSNKEVKVQCDEEELKMHKLNIHVREIFANRFTQMFADYEVFVIQPSQDKDSWFSNREQMQNFDKASFLSDQPEPYLPFLSRFLETQMFASFIDSKILCHDDEDKEHALRVFDARVDKIRMLNVRTPTLRTSMYQKCTTIEESESALKKRFENIDLVAPLPHSIEKAIEMRLSKMDHTALHPHLLDMKIGQGRYEAGFFPRLQSDVLSTGPTGNKWTKRSAPAQWRRKDRQKQHAEHLYLDNDQREKYIQEARSLGTTIRQPKLSNLSPSVIAQTNSKFVEGLLKECRNKTKRMLVEKMGREAVELGHGEVSITGVEENTLIASLCDLLERIWSHGLQVKQGKSALWSHLLHYQESEEKRDAPPGGLAPPGFNPERRKSDAGSALPPLKISLIQDMRHIQNIGEIKTDVGKARAWMRLSMEKKLLSRHLKKLLLDHELTNKLYKHYAFLRCDDEKEQFLYHLLSFNAVDYFCFTNVFTTIMIPYHVVVIPSKKLGGSMFTANPWVCVSGELSETGVLQVPKNTLEITFECQNLGKLTTVQMGHDNSGLYAKWLVECVVVRNEITSHTYRFPCGRWLGKGVDDGSLERILVGELITPSTESEDRLCRTPPLQHSPGMIRRLVTISPSSKPKLNTGQIQEGVGEAINGIVKHFHKPEKERGSLTLLLCGEGGLVWALEQVFQHGFKSPRLFKSVFIWDYLEKAQGHFESLEQQEMADENWRMRARNFCRFMRAINGTPRNIGKDGKFQLLVCLGAREHLLHHWIALLADCPITAQMYEDMALIKDHTLVNSLIRVLQTLQEFNITLEASLVKGIGI, encoded by the exons CTTTATGCCAGTATATTCAGGCCACTAGTTTCAGAGATGGGGCCAGACGAATGTCAGCGAGTGCAAATGAAG GTGAGAATTTTGAGCAGAGTCCCCTGCGGAGAACGTTCAAATCGAAGGTGCTAGCGCACTACCCTGAGAATGTGGAGTGGAGCCCTTTTGACCAGGACGCCGTGGGCATG CTCTGCATGCCGAAGGGGCTGTCATTCCGCACGCAGGCCGACGCCCGCGAGCCGCGCTTCCACTCCTTCATCATCACCCGCGAGGACGGCTCCCGTACCTACGGTTTCGCGCTCACCTTCTACGAGGAGGTGACCAGCAAGCAGATATGCAGCGCTATGCAGACGCTCTACCACATGCACAACGCCGAGCAGTACGAGGTCCTGCACAGCGccgccgccgccctgcctgagGAGGCCCTCCACGCCGCCAGCCCATTCTCACGCCTGCAGCGCTTCAACTCCTACGACATCAGCCGCGACACGCTCTACGTGTCCAAGTGCATCTGCCTGGTGGCGCCGCTGGCCTTCCCGCAGGCGAGCCGCAAGgtgctgcagcagctgcaccagGCCGTCAGCGCCGCCCAACCTCCGCCGCTGCCGCTGGAGAGCTACATCTACAACGTGCTGTACGAGGTGCCGCTGCCGCCCGCCGGCCGCTCCCTCAAGTTCTCCGGCGTCTACGGGCCCGTGGTGTGCCAGCGGCCCAGCACCAGCGAGCTGCCGCTCTTCGACTTCCCCGTCTGTGAGGTCTTCGAGCTGCTGGGCGTGGAGAACGTGCTCCAGCTGTTCACCTGCGCCCTGTTGGAGCTTCAGATCCTGCTTTACTCTCAGC ACTACCAGAGGCTGATGACAGTGGCTGAGAGCATCACCGCCCTGATGTTCCCCTTCCAGTGGCAGCACGTCTATGTGCCCATCCTGCCCGCCTCGCTGCAACACTTCCTGGACGCGCCCGTGCCCTATCTGATGGGCCTGCACTCCAACGGCCATGATGACCGGTCTAAGCTGGAGTTGCCCCAGGAG GCGAACCTCTGCTTTGTGGACATCGACAACCACTTCATTGAGCTGCCCGAGGACCTGCCGCAGTTCCCCAACAAGCTTGAGTTTATCCAGGAGATCTCGGAGGCCCTCCTGGCGTTTGGCGTGCCACCGGAGGGCAGACTCCGCTGCAGCGACAGCATGATCAAGCTCAAGGTCTTCCGCGCCTCCGACCGGCGTAATGGCAACCTGTCCGGCTCTCCACTCAGCTCCTATCTGCTCAAGGAGAACGAGACCATCGCCCGACTGCAGGCCCTGGTCAAGAGAACTGGGCTCAGCTTAGAGAAG CTGGATGCCAGGGAGAACCAGGGGAGTAACAAGGAGGTGAAGGTGCAGTGCGACGAGGAGGAGCTCAAGATGCACAAGCTCAACATCCACGTGCGTGAAATCTTCGCCAACCGCTTCACTCAGATGTTCGCGGACTACGAGGTGTTTGTCATCCAGCCGAGCCAGGACAAGGACTCTTGGTTCAGCAACCGGGAACAGATGCAGAACTTTGATAAG GCCTCCTTTCTCTCCGACCAGCCGGAGCCCTACCTGCCCTTCCTCTCTCGCTTCCTGGAAACCCAAATGTTCGCCTCCTTCATCGACAGCAAGATCCTGTGCCACGACGATGAGGACAAAGAGCACGCGTTGCGGGTGTTCGACGCCCGGGTGGACAAGATCCGCATGCTGAATGTGCGGACCCCCACTCTGCGCACCTCCATGTACCAGAAGTGCACCACCATTGAGGAATCAG AGTCTGCTCTCAAAAAGCGCTTTGAGAATATCGATCTGGTAGCTCCTCTCCCTCATTCCATTG AAAAGGCCATCGAGATGCGGCTGAGCAAGATGGACCACACGGCATTGCATCCCCACCTGCTGGACATGAAGATTGGACAGGGCCGCTACGAGGCCGGCTTCTTCCCCCGCCTACAGTCTGATGTGCTGTCAACAGGACCCACCGGCAACAA GTGGACGAAGCGAAGCGCTCCAGCTCAGTGGAGGAGGAAGGACAGGCAGAAGCAGCATGCTGAACACCTGTACCTCGATAACGACCAGAGAGAG AAGTACATCCAGGAAGCCCGGAGCCTCGGCACCACCATCCGGCAGCCCAAGCTGTCCAATCTCTCCCCGTCTGTCATTGCGCAGACCAACTCTAAGTTTGTTGAGGGACTGCTGAAAGAATGCAGAAACAAG ACTAAGCGCATGCTGGTGGAGAAGATGGGCAGAGAGGCGGTGGAGCTGGGTCACGGCGAGGTCAGCATCACGGGCGTGGAGGAGAACACGCTCATCGCCAGCCTCTGCGACCTGCTGGAGCGCATCTGGAGCCACGGGCTGCAGGTCAAGCAG GGTAAATCGGCCTTATGGTCACACCTGTTGCACTACCAGGAGAGCGAAGAGAAGAGGGATGCCCCCCCAGGCGGTTTGGCCCCCCCAG GCTTCAACCCCGAGAGACGCAAGTCTGATGCCGGCTCCGCTCTGCCCCCCCTCAAAATCTCCCTCATCCAGGATATGCG GCACATCCAGAACATTGGTGAGATCAAGACCGACGTAGGCAAGGCAAGAGCTTGGATGCGCCTCTCGATGGAGAAGAAACTTCTGTCCAGACACCTCAAAAAGCTGCTGTTGGACCACGAGTTGACCAA CAAGCTGTACAAGCACTATGCCTTTCTGCGCTGTGATGATGAGAAGGAGCAGTTCCTCTACCATCTCCTCTCCTTCAATGCCGTGGATTACTTCTGTTTCACCAACGTCTTCACCACCATCA TGATCCCATACCACGTGGTGGTCATCCCTAGCAAGAAGCTGGGGGGGTCCATGTTCACGGCCAACCCCTGGGTCTGTGTCTCGGGGGAGCTGTCGGAGACGGGTGTGCTCCAGGTCCCCAAGAACACGCTGGAGATCACCTTTGAG TGCCAGAACCTGGGCAAGCTGACCACAGTGCAGATGGGACATGACAACTCAGGGCTTTATGCTAAGTGGCTGGTGGAGTGCGTCGTCGTCCGAAATGAGATCACCAGCCACACCTATAG GTTTCCATGTGGCCGTTGGCTCGGGAAAGGTGTGGATGATGGAAGCTTAGAGAGGATCCTAGTTGGGGAACTGATTACGCCTAGTACAGAGAGTGAAGACCGGCTTTGCAGGACACCTCCGCTACAGCATTCCCCTGGGATGATACGGAGGCTGGTCACCATCTCGCCAAGCAGCAAACCAA AGTTAAATACAGGTCAGATTCAAGAAGGAGTGGGAGAGGCCATCAACGGAATAGTGAAGCATTTCCATAAGCCAGAGAAGGAG AGGGGTAGTCTGACTTTGCTTCTGTGTGGAGAGGGTGGTTTAGTCTGGGCTCTGGAGCAGGTCTTCCAGCACGGCTTTAAGTCCCCACGTCTTTTCAAAAGCGTCTTTATCTGGGACTACCTTG aGAAGGCCCAGGGTCACTTTGAGAGCTTGGAGCAGCAGGAGATGGCGGATGAGAACTGGCGGATGAGGGCGCGAAATTTCTGCCGCTTCATGAGAGCCATCAATGGCACGCCCAGGAACATCGGAAAGGACGGAAAGTTCCAGCTGCTTGTGTGTCTGGGGGCCAG AGAGCACCTGCTGCACCATTGGATTGCTCTTCTGGCAGACTGTCCAATCACAGCACAGATGTATGAGGACATGGCACTGATAAAAGACCACACACTGGTGAACTCCCTGATTAGAGTGCTTCAGACATTACAGGAGTTCAACATCACTCTGGAGGCCTCGCTTGTTAAAGGCATCGGCATTTAG